The sequence AAGTAAGGGGAACCAAGCAAGGGACGCTTCAATTTCCAAGTTTAGAAATGCAACCAGTATTGACTGAAGCCAAGGACATAGAAGAGCTTCAAAAACAATATAAGCACTTCTATATTTTGACGTATATGATTGACCCCGCCAGCCGAATGTTGATGTCTATAGATTTATGGATGCCTGAGTATAAAAAAGACAGTAAGGTAGAAATGGTAAAAATTGATTCTTTAACAGAATATTTAAATCACACAGGTGCACATATCAATTTAGAAGCTATTCAAGAACTTGTTAATATTCCTGAAGAAGAGTTCTCTGGGACAGCTTCTGAGTTTGACTTTAATTCATTCGAGCAAGAAAAAGAAGAAGATGCATAAACTTTAGTAGAAAAGAGGGCGTATTATGTTTGTTGGGAAAAAATTGACCGACATTCGATTACTCCACGGCTATTCTCGCAACGAGTTGGCGACGTTAGTAAATGTCAGTGAACAATCCATATGGCAGTATGAGAATAATTATAATGGACCTAAACTTGAAGTTGTGAACAAATTCAAAAAGCTGTTTAATGTCAAAACGAAGTACTTTTATGAGGAGAAATCTTGTAAAACAGATTTTGATCCAAGTTTATTAGCCTATCGATCGAAAGAGATAAACAGTATTGTGAAAACAAGATATGAAGCCACGCATTTAGAATTTATAGATGGATTCATAAACCTATTAGAAGGGTACATAGCGTACCCTGAAAATAGACTTCTAATCATTCGGGATTATTGTATCCGATTTATCGGAGAGACTTCTGAACATATGGACAGAACAGAGGTTATTAGACATATCGCTGAATATGCCAGAAAAGAATTGGGACTCAGCGATGATAATAAAAAGCTTTTATTTGTCCTCGAAAAAAACGGTGTTTTTGTCCTGGAAAAGCATCTAGATGAAGATATTGATGCATACAGCACATGGAGCAAAAATGATAAACCGTTTATCATTTTGGGAACTGCAAAAAAGTCCTTTGTAAGGAGGAATTTCAATCTTGCCCATGAACTTGGCCATCTTTTGCTTCATTATAAAATGGAGTTAAGCGAGTTGACCAAGTCTGAATATAAAAAAGTCGAAGCGGAAGCACATGACTTTGCATCCTACTTCCTTATGCCCGAAAAAGAATTCACTAAAGACATACAACAGATTAAAAGACTTTCCAATCCAAACGCCTATATTGATTTAAAGGAAAAGTGGTCGGTATCTATTAGTGCAATGGCCCACTATGCACGCAAGTTAGGCTATCTGACGTATGAACAACATAGGTACTTTTATGCTTCCTTAAATCGTTATAATTATTCGTACATTGAACCATTAGATGACAAGATAAAAGTTATTCGACCAGGTAAAGTCAAAAGTTCCTTAGAGTTTTTATTTGATAATAAAATTATCACGCTTGAAGATCTCATCACTATTACGAATTATAACGAAAAGCTGATTGCCAAAATATTGGGTTTGAATGAAAGTCTTCTCTCTTCTTACTTGAAGGAACCTACTTTTTATGGTGTCAGTTATATTAGAGAAAGAAAGATTTGAAAAAAGTCCGAGTCACTTTAATTCACTTCTACGTCAAGTTGATAAATTATTATAAACCCTCTAAAAATAATTCTTTGTCCGTTGATTGTTCCAGCGTCCTATCCGATCCGTCCTGATATTGGTCGGTTGGAAATAGGATAAAGTAGCCGTCTTAAGATGGGAATCAGTGGATAAAGCTGTATAATTAAATACATACAGCCCGCGTGTGCAAATTGCTGCAAAGTGCCGGTGAACTACACAGTTTTGCATAAAAATTGTCTCGGTATTTGGAAGAGCAGTCACACATCCACCGCTATATGCAACAAAGGGATAGGGAAGACCGGCGTTTTCGCATGAAAATGCAAGATCGACTTTTTGCCGGCATCCTTGCTGTGGAGGATTTACGATATTCGTATACAGTTTCCTGAATGAGCATAGTGAGCTCATGTACATATCAGGTGCTGTGCTGATCTTGTCTTACTGGAGATATTATCGACTAGGCAGATGACTGGAAATTTGGATAGGAAAAAGCAGAGACGTTTACAAATCTCTGCTTTTTCTTAAGCGTAAATATAAAACAGGTATTCCTGTCCGTTCTTAACAGGATCTTGTGCGAATGTGTAGCCATGCGCAATCGCTTCTTCCGGGACATTGCGGAAGGAGCCTGGGCAATCGGTGATCACTTGTAAAAGTTCCCCTTTGTTCATCCCCTGAAGTGCCTCTAATGTGTAGATGACGGGGTAGGGACAGGATTCTCCGCGCAAATCAAGTGTGAAATCGGCTTCGTGTTCAGCTTGCATGTGTTCTCACTCCTCTCTTCATCGTCAATTTACGGTGATAGCGTTTTTCCTGCCAAATGGTAAATGCGTAAAGTATGCCGAGCATAGCGAGTGTTGCAATAATCGCGCCGACTGGGCCGATGGAATCCAACAAGTTGATCTTCGTTCCGCTTTTTGCCAATACATCATACACACCTAAATGATCCCATGCATAAGCAAGGAAAGTGGCACCGATAATATTGCCGGCGAAAACAGGCAAGAAGAGGACCTGGCCTTCCATCAGACGATACATCATTCCCGTTTCACAACCTGACGCCATAACAATCCCAAGTCCGAACAGTACACCACCGACAAACGTGCTCAATGCAGCGATTTGCGTGATTGGCGTCAAGTCATATACGGATATAATGATGACAGTTATGATGGAACTGATAGCCATCCCGACAATGATTGCTTTTGCCATGACGCTGCGTCCTACAAGGAACAGGTCACGGAAGGCTGAAGTGAAACAAATTTGTCCGCGTTCAATCAGAATGCCGAATGCGAGTCCAAATAATGCACCGAAACCAAGCAGTTTTTGACCGGTTGCAAAGAAGTAAATCGTAAGACTGAGATAGGCAATCGCAAGTGCACTGCCGACATAAGGCTGAATAATGCGCTTCTTAATTGTAGAAGGCTTCGCAGCACCTTTTGTTAACGTAGGACGCCCTTTCCACCAGCGCGTCTTCGTCAGTTTTGCACCGAAATACGTGCCAATTCCAGTTGCGACGATGAAAATCCATGAGTGGAATGAGAACTGCGGCACGCCTGTGAAGAATGCAGCCAAGTTGCATCCAAGTGCTAAACGCGCACCGAACCCGGCGATGATACCGCCGACAAGTCCTTGGACGTAACGGCGTTTCTGTTGGGGACGCCGAATCTTGAAATTATTACTGAGTAACACCATAATTAGTGCACCCGCAAACATACCCCAGACAATCCAGCCATCGGGACGGTTCCAAGTCGAACCTTGCAGATGGACCATGTCATAATATTGCCAACCGGAAATATTAACACCGAACAGTTTTAAAATATCTCCTCCAAGACGGGTGAATTCGCCAGTAACTGCCCAAACCGTTGAAGTCAGGCCAAAGTATAGAGCGCTGAGGATCCCTGCAATCAATAATACGACATAGGGGTTCCAATAGCGTTGAAAAATAGGTTGAATGATTGTTTTCATTTTTAACTGCTCCTCATCTAAAGTACTTTTCTATTTTAGACCTAAGGAGTGAGAAAGCAAGGCTTTACCGGAAGAAAAAATAACGACCTCATCAATCATACATAATATCGTTACTTATTAAACATGATTCCTATTTAATTCCCCGGGGAACGTTCATCCAAATACCGGTATAACGTAGACTTGCTAATACCGGTTGCTTCTTTAATTTCAAAAAGTGAATATTTCTTACTGTCGTACATCGTGAACGCACGTTGTAGGTTTTCATCCGATTTTCGTGGGCGGCCAATCGATTTGCCTTGCTCTTTGGCTTCTTGCAAAGTGAATGTGGAAGAGTGGCTGAAAAGTGTTGATTGGATTGTCATGAAAAACGTAACGCTTTGTTGCAATGTAAAGTTCATAATCGATTGATTCGTCAATTGTTCATCAATGAAATGAATGACGATCTTATCGCGTTCGGCAAGCCGAAGTGCATCGAGTAGCTGTTGCATGGAATCGGCGAGAACTTCGATGTTTTGAAAGTATAGTTCATCATTTATTTGTGCGTTCATAAATAACTGCTCAAGTTCCGTTCGTTTCTTGGCAAGTCCATGGGATTCAGTAAATATTTTATCTAGAATAAGTCCTTGTAATTGAGCCGTGCCTGACTGGTCCTTTACAGTCGGACGGATGTATCCATAGTTCATTTTATTCACCTCGGAGTTCCCAAAACTATTCACTTCTGGGATTTAAAATGATATGCTATTAACATTCTATCATTGGGTATAGCTATTTGTAAGCTTAGTCATGAGGGGGGCTCTTTAGGAATATGTATAGTTTAAAACAACAATGGTTTGGGAATGTGTGCGCGGACCTGTTGGCGGGTATCGTTGTAGGACTAGCCCTCATTCCTGAAGCATTGGCTTTTGCATTTATTGTGGGCGTTGATCCGCGTGTTGCGTTATATGCGTCATTTACGATAGCCGTCATTACATCATTTGTAGGCGGTCGGCCAGGGTTGATTTCGGCGGCGACCGGAGCGATGGCGTTAGTGCTAGTCAGTTTGATGGCAGATCACGGATTGCAATATGTACTTGCTGCAACGATTTTGACAGGGATTATTCAACTTATTCTCGGCGGACTTGGGGTCGCGAATCTGATGCGCTTTATACCCAATTCTGTCATGCTCGGGTTCGTAAATGCGTTAGGGATCATGATTTTCATGTCTCAAGTGGGCTATTGGTTCGGGTCTACAACGACGGCATTTTTATTTGCAATGATTACATTAATTTTAGTATATGCGATTCCGCGCTTTTTCACTGCCATTCCTGCACCGCTAATAGCAATTGTTGTGATGACAGCGATTGCGTTGTTCAGCGGTGTGAAAATGCAGACAATCGGGGATTTAGGGACGATGCCGAATTCATTGCCAACATTTTTCTTCCCGGATATCCCGTTGAACTTCGAAACGTTGAAGATTATCTTGCCGTATTCGTTGGCACTATCCATTGTCGGTTTACTAGAATCATTACTGACATCACAAGTGCTTGACGATATGACAGATACGCCGAGCAATAAAAACCGTGAAGCACGCGGGCAAGGGATTGCCAATGCCATTACAGGATTTTTTGGTGGTATGGCAGGTTGTGCACTAATCGGACAATCCATTATTAATATCAAATCAGGCGGTCGCGGACGTTTATCGACATTGACAGCAGGTGTGTTTTTAATGTTCTTGATCATTGTACTAGGTGATCTTGTGACAAAGATTCCGATGCCGGTTCTTGCAGGGGTCATGATTATGGTTAGTATGACGACATTCAACTGGGGTTCGTTCAAGTTCATGAAACAGGCACCGAGAACAGAGTCACTTGTCATGCTTACTACGGTCGTCATTATTTTATACACACATAATCTCGCGATTGGCGTTGTAGTTGGTGTGATTTTAAGTGCGTTGTTTTTCGTCGCGAAAATCTCGCGCGTGACTGTAACGAGTCGTGAAGGGGAATACAAAATCAAAGGACCATTATTCTTCGCTTCCACAACAAAGTTCATTCAATCATTTGAAAAAATGACCGAGAAGGATATCATCATTAATTTTGAAGATAGCCAGCTGTGGGATGAATCTGCGGTAGGGGCAATTTTCAAAGTAGTTCAGAAACTTGAGGGAAAAGGTGTGAAGGTGAAAATTGTAGGATTAAATTCTTCAAGTGAACAATTATACGAAAAGTTACTTTGAAATGACAATCAGGGAGGAATCTATATGAAGATAGCTGTAGCGATTGATGGGTCTGAAAACGCGTTGCGTGCGGCCAAACATGCCATACAACTTGCGCAACTTGTACCGGAAGCCCATTTGAACATCATCTATGTAGCGGACTACAGCAAGGCAAAAGATGAGCGTTTGTTAGCGCAAAGTCCGGAAAGCCTTTCATTGAAAAGGGAGCAGAAAGTGCATCCTATTCTTGAACTCGCAACAAAAGCGGGTGTGAAGGCGGATATTACAATGTTGAAAGGTAATCCTAGCCTTGAAATCATTAAATATGTAAATGATAATGATATCGACCAGCTCGTCATCGGCAGCCGCGGGCTAAGCACATTCCAGGAAATGGTGCTCGGCAGCGTCAGCCACAAAGTGATGAAGCATGTGGATTGTCCAGTGACGGTTGTGAAGTAAGTCATCTGTTCAGACGGTGCAGTAGTGTGTGGTCCACGGAGAGACGGAATACGGTTTATTAGACAATTCTTTTGTTTATGAAAAGCCTTTGATTAATCTAACTTCAATAACAAAAGAACGTCTTCTTTAGATAAAAGAGACGTTCTTTATATTTTATAAATATCTCCGCGGCTTCCAATTTTCAAAATAAGAACGATAACTTCACCTTGATTAATTTCGAAAATTATTCTTAAGTCGCCAACACGTTTTCGAAACAAATTTGTATAACCCTTCAATCGTTTCACATGAGGGTCAGAAAAAGGAGATTCCGCCAATTCCGTCAAAGCATTTATTAACCTTCTG is a genomic window of Sporosarcina oncorhynchi containing:
- a CDS encoding helix-turn-helix domain-containing protein, with the protein product MNYGYIRPTVKDQSGTAQLQGLILDKIFTESHGLAKKRTELEQLFMNAQINDELYFQNIEVLADSMQQLLDALRLAERDKIVIHFIDEQLTNQSIMNFTLQQSVTFFMTIQSTLFSHSSTFTLQEAKEQGKSIGRPRKSDENLQRAFTMYDSKKYSLFEIKEATGISKSTLYRYLDERSPGN
- a CDS encoding SulP family inorganic anion transporter produces the protein MYSLKQQWFGNVCADLLAGIVVGLALIPEALAFAFIVGVDPRVALYASFTIAVITSFVGGRPGLISAATGAMALVLVSLMADHGLQYVLAATILTGIIQLILGGLGVANLMRFIPNSVMLGFVNALGIMIFMSQVGYWFGSTTTAFLFAMITLILVYAIPRFFTAIPAPLIAIVVMTAIALFSGVKMQTIGDLGTMPNSLPTFFFPDIPLNFETLKIILPYSLALSIVGLLESLLTSQVLDDMTDTPSNKNREARGQGIANAITGFFGGMAGCALIGQSIINIKSGGRGRLSTLTAGVFLMFLIIVLGDLVTKIPMPVLAGVMIMVSMTTFNWGSFKFMKQAPRTESLVMLTTVVIILYTHNLAIGVVVGVILSALFFVAKISRVTVTSREGEYKIKGPLFFASTTKFIQSFEKMTEKDIIINFEDSQLWDESAVGAIFKVVQKLEGKGVKVKIVGLNSSSEQLYEKLL
- a CDS encoding helix-turn-helix domain-containing protein — protein: MFVGKKLTDIRLLHGYSRNELATLVNVSEQSIWQYENNYNGPKLEVVNKFKKLFNVKTKYFYEEKSCKTDFDPSLLAYRSKEINSIVKTRYEATHLEFIDGFINLLEGYIAYPENRLLIIRDYCIRFIGETSEHMDRTEVIRHIAEYARKELGLSDDNKKLLFVLEKNGVFVLEKHLDEDIDAYSTWSKNDKPFIILGTAKKSFVRRNFNLAHELGHLLLHYKMELSELTKSEYKKVEAEAHDFASYFLMPEKEFTKDIQQIKRLSNPNAYIDLKEKWSVSISAMAHYARKLGYLTYEQHRYFYASLNRYNYSYIEPLDDKIKVIRPGKVKSSLEFLFDNKIITLEDLITITNYNEKLIAKILGLNESLLSSYLKEPTFYGVSYIRERKI
- a CDS encoding type II toxin-antitoxin system RelE family toxin; protein product: MYDLKIDKQAVKYIKKADELTRRRLINALTELAESPFSDPHVKRLKGYTNLFRKRVGDLRIIFEINQGEVIVLILKIGSRGDIYKI
- the yedF gene encoding sulfurtransferase-like selenium metabolism protein YedF, translated to MQAEHEADFTLDLRGESCPYPVIYTLEALQGMNKGELLQVITDCPGSFRNVPEEAIAHGYTFAQDPVKNGQEYLFYIYA
- the yedE gene encoding selenium metabolism membrane protein YedE/FdhT — protein: MKTIIQPIFQRYWNPYVVLLIAGILSALYFGLTSTVWAVTGEFTRLGGDILKLFGVNISGWQYYDMVHLQGSTWNRPDGWIVWGMFAGALIMVLLSNNFKIRRPQQKRRYVQGLVGGIIAGFGARLALGCNLAAFFTGVPQFSFHSWIFIVATGIGTYFGAKLTKTRWWKGRPTLTKGAAKPSTIKKRIIQPYVGSALAIAYLSLTIYFFATGQKLLGFGALFGLAFGILIERGQICFTSAFRDLFLVGRSVMAKAIIVGMAISSIITVIIISVYDLTPITQIAALSTFVGGVLFGLGIVMASGCETGMMYRLMEGQVLFLPVFAGNIIGATFLAYAWDHLGVYDVLAKSGTKINLLDSIGPVGAIIATLAMLGILYAFTIWQEKRYHRKLTMKRGVRTHAS
- a CDS encoding universal stress protein, producing the protein MKIAVAIDGSENALRAAKHAIQLAQLVPEAHLNIIYVADYSKAKDERLLAQSPESLSLKREQKVHPILELATKAGVKADITMLKGNPSLEIIKYVNDNDIDQLVIGSRGLSTFQEMVLGSVSHKVMKHVDCPVTVVK